In a single window of the Sediminicoccus sp. KRV36 genome:
- a CDS encoding TIGR03032 family protein, translated as MEIHTSRQLAPFLAEHGASLAITTYQAGKLFLIGTKPDLSLSVFERTLERCMGLVASPNSLHISTLFQIWRFQRIVGDAAGHPYEGYDAVYAPRLSWVTGDLDAHDMALLPDGRPVFANTLFSCLATVSDQHNFTPLWRPPFISRLAAEDRCHMNGLAMQDGAPKYVTLVGQSDVADGWREHRRDGGCVIDVASGEVVVSGLSMPHSPRVHRSQLYVLNAGTGELGRVDVTRGRFEPIAFCPGFLRGLTFLGDCAVVGTSMPRDNRTFTGLALDSELARRNAEPRCAILFIDLRTGDTVHWLRFEGMVQELYDVAVLEGVRRPAALGFKSSEIRRMISLPE; from the coding sequence GTGGAGATTCACACCTCCCGCCAGCTCGCTCCCTTCCTCGCCGAGCACGGCGCCAGTCTCGCCATCACCACCTACCAGGCTGGCAAGCTCTTTCTCATCGGCACCAAGCCCGACCTCTCTCTCAGTGTCTTCGAGCGGACGCTGGAACGCTGCATGGGCCTCGTTGCCTCGCCCAACAGCCTGCACATCTCGACCCTGTTCCAGATCTGGCGCTTCCAACGCATCGTCGGGGACGCCGCAGGGCACCCTTATGAGGGATATGATGCGGTCTATGCGCCGCGCCTCTCCTGGGTCACCGGCGATCTTGATGCGCATGACATGGCGCTGCTGCCAGATGGCCGGCCGGTCTTTGCCAATACCCTGTTCTCTTGCCTGGCGACCGTCTCCGACCAGCACAATTTCACCCCCCTCTGGCGGCCGCCCTTCATCAGCAGGCTCGCCGCCGAGGATCGCTGCCACATGAATGGCCTGGCCATGCAGGACGGCGCGCCGAAATACGTCACCCTGGTAGGGCAAAGCGACGTGGCCGATGGCTGGCGGGAGCATCGGCGCGACGGCGGTTGCGTGATCGACGTGGCCAGTGGCGAGGTGGTCGTGAGTGGCCTTTCCATGCCCCATTCGCCCCGAGTGCATCGCAGCCAACTCTATGTGCTGAACGCCGGCACCGGTGAGCTGGGTAGGGTGGACGTAACCCGCGGACGCTTCGAACCCATCGCCTTCTGCCCGGGCTTCCTGCGCGGACTGACTTTTCTGGGAGATTGCGCGGTGGTCGGCACCTCGATGCCGCGGGACAACCGCACCTTCACCGGCCTCGCGCTGGATAGCGAGCTGGCGCGCCGCAACGCCGAGCCGCGCTGCGCCATCCTGTTCATCGATCTGCGCACGGGCGACACGGTGCACTGGTTACGTTTCGAGGGCATGGTGCAGGAGCTATACGACGTAGCGGTACTGGAAGGCGTGCGCCGCCCGGCAGCCCTCGGGTTCAAGAGCAGCGAAATCCGCCGGATGATCAGCCTGCCGGAATGA
- a CDS encoding phage tail protein codes for MPVAIPFIAAAAGAAASAVIGGGVLGAVAAAGAALVVSAVGAAVFRPKSPSAARSANVTPGTDTGPGSGFDPRTPGAGRTQSFRQPITEHQIVFGRCRTSGPVVFLHSATDDEGRADGFLHVVVVLAAHRVRAIGEVFLNGTASTDAKFAGLLRIDRALGDPGQAANANLVADTGGQWTAAHRGQGRAYLAVRLKLRPEAFPSGAPSLSAIVEGADTILDPRTGITGWSDNPALCLAWYLTSPFGWRAAWADIDLPALMAAANICDEIMGRRDGTAERRYTVNGAVTLGEGKIAITRKLVAAMAGALVVSGGRFYIHAGAPALPAATLTSDDLRGDVTIVGSRPRRDLFNGVRAVYVEPAAAWQPTDAPPLLASNYVTEDGGEAIYRDMEFPLTTSAATVQRLMKIELERNRRQREVAMQANLAALRLRPWDGVTVALERLTPFPARVTGWALAPDGGVNLQLAEEDPAVWAWNPAVDERATGQNPSVVLPNPGVIAAPAAILVETPVAASFTAIAVSWSAVGSAYLAGYEIEFRPTSVAVWQGYAGGFGATAVAIPTAEPTAFRVQAQARSGAVSGWREALVPAAASGLAATGIAGGVRLSGGFPADGVRLQVFEASSSSLAAATKLASEPSALPWDRTGLTTGQTRWYWLRSVSAEGNVSAFAGPVTATAL; via the coding sequence ATGCCCGTCGCCATCCCCTTCATCGCCGCCGCGGCGGGAGCCGCCGCCTCGGCCGTCATTGGTGGCGGCGTCCTGGGCGCCGTGGCGGCCGCCGGCGCCGCCCTGGTGGTCTCCGCCGTAGGGGCCGCGGTCTTCCGCCCCAAGTCGCCCTCCGCCGCCCGCAGCGCCAACGTCACGCCAGGGACCGACACTGGGCCGGGCTCCGGCTTCGATCCGCGCACGCCAGGCGCCGGCCGCACCCAGTCCTTCCGCCAGCCCATCACCGAGCACCAGATCGTCTTTGGCCGCTGCCGCACCTCGGGCCCCGTCGTGTTCCTGCATTCCGCCACCGATGACGAGGGCCGCGCCGACGGCTTCCTGCATGTCGTCGTGGTGCTGGCGGCGCATCGCGTGCGCGCCATAGGCGAGGTCTTCCTCAACGGCACCGCCTCCACCGACGCGAAGTTCGCCGGCCTGCTGCGCATCGACCGCGCGCTGGGCGATCCCGGCCAGGCCGCCAACGCCAACCTCGTCGCGGACACAGGGGGCCAATGGACCGCCGCCCATCGTGGTCAGGGTCGGGCCTACCTCGCCGTGCGCCTCAAGCTGCGGCCCGAGGCCTTCCCCTCCGGCGCGCCCAGCCTGTCCGCCATCGTCGAGGGCGCCGACACCATCCTCGATCCGCGCACCGGCATCACCGGCTGGTCCGACAATCCCGCGCTCTGCCTGGCCTGGTATCTGACCTCGCCCTTCGGGTGGCGCGCGGCCTGGGCCGATATCGACCTGCCGGCGCTCATGGCCGCGGCCAATATCTGCGACGAGATCATGGGCCGCCGCGATGGCACCGCAGAGCGGCGCTACACCGTCAACGGCGCTGTCACTCTGGGTGAGGGCAAGATCGCCATCACCCGCAAGCTGGTCGCCGCCATGGCCGGCGCGCTCGTGGTGTCGGGCGGGCGCTTCTACATCCATGCGGGTGCGCCAGCGCTGCCGGCTGCGACGCTCACCTCCGACGATCTGCGCGGCGACGTCACCATCGTCGGCTCGCGTCCGCGACGCGATCTCTTCAACGGGGTGCGTGCCGTCTATGTCGAGCCGGCCGCCGCTTGGCAGCCGACCGATGCGCCGCCGCTGCTGGCCAGCAACTACGTCACCGAGGATGGCGGCGAGGCGATCTACCGGGACATGGAGTTCCCACTCACCACCTCGGCGGCGACCGTCCAGCGCCTGATGAAAATCGAGCTCGAGCGCAACCGCCGCCAGCGCGAGGTGGCGATGCAGGCGAACCTCGCGGCGCTGCGGCTGCGGCCCTGGGATGGGGTCACCGTGGCGCTGGAGCGCCTCACGCCGTTCCCGGCCCGCGTGACGGGCTGGGCGCTGGCGCCGGATGGCGGGGTGAACCTGCAACTGGCCGAGGAGGATCCCGCCGTCTGGGCGTGGAACCCGGCAGTCGACGAACGGGCGACAGGCCAGAACCCATCCGTGGTGCTGCCCAACCCGGGCGTGATCGCGGCGCCGGCTGCCATCCTGGTCGAGACGCCGGTGGCGGCGAGCTTCACCGCGATCGCGGTGTCCTGGTCGGCGGTGGGCTCGGCCTATCTCGCCGGCTACGAGATCGAGTTCCGCCCCACCTCGGTCGCCGTGTGGCAGGGCTATGCCGGTGGCTTCGGTGCCACCGCCGTCGCCATTCCCACTGCTGAGCCGACTGCCTTTCGGGTGCAGGCGCAGGCGCGCAGCGGCGCGGTGTCAGGCTGGCGCGAGGCGCTGGTCCCGGCCGCAGCGTCAGGTCTGGCGGCAACGGGCATCGCCGGCGGCGTGCGGCTGTCGGGCGGCTTTCCCGCGGACGGGGTGCGGCTCCAGGTGTTCGAGGCCAGCAGCTCCAGCCTTGCCGCCGCGACCAAGCTGGCCAGCGAGCCGAGCGCGCTGCCCTGGGACCGCACTGGCCTCACCACCGGCCAGACCCGCTGGTACTGGCTGCGCAGCGTCTCGGCCGAAGGCAACGTCTCCGCCTTCGCCGGCCCGGTCACCGCCACCGCCCTCTGA
- a CDS encoding alpha/beta fold hydrolase — MIILTVILAGVLLGGGIWLYSPDLPRAALERRWAPPPSQFVEVAGVRLHIRDTGLRDGPAVLLIHGFASSLHTWEAWAPLLEDRFRVVSLDLPGFGLTGADPTGDYSDERSIALLAALMDQLGIGQTAVVGSSMGGRIAWRFAAAEPARVSKLVLMAPDGFASPGREYGRAPERLPWLMRLLPYTAPKPLLSRTMRGAYAVPGVLTDAVVDRYHAMLLAPGVRRAILDRMLQTRLVPPEPILATIRVPVLLLWGERDGAVPASHAADYERALPDVRTVMLSGIGHVPMEEAPEASARALRAFLEGEAEV, encoded by the coding sequence GTGATCATCCTCACCGTAATACTGGCCGGCGTGCTGTTGGGTGGCGGGATCTGGCTCTACAGCCCCGATCTGCCCCGCGCCGCACTGGAGCGCCGCTGGGCGCCGCCGCCTTCGCAGTTCGTCGAGGTTGCAGGGGTGCGGCTCCACATCCGTGACACCGGGCTGCGCGACGGCCCGGCGGTGCTGTTGATCCACGGCTTCGCCTCCTCCCTGCATACCTGGGAGGCCTGGGCGCCGTTGCTGGAGGATCGCTTCCGCGTCGTCTCACTGGATCTGCCGGGCTTCGGCCTGACCGGGGCTGACCCGACCGGCGACTATTCGGACGAGCGGAGCATCGCCTTGCTCGCTGCGTTGATGGACCAGCTCGGGATCGGGCAGACGGCGGTGGTCGGCTCCTCCATGGGCGGGCGGATCGCCTGGCGGTTCGCCGCGGCCGAGCCGGCGCGCGTTTCGAAGCTCGTGCTGATGGCGCCGGACGGTTTCGCGAGTCCTGGCCGCGAGTATGGCCGCGCGCCGGAGCGGCTGCCCTGGCTGATGCGGCTGCTGCCCTACACCGCGCCGAAACCGCTTCTGTCCAGGACCATGCGGGGCGCCTATGCGGTGCCAGGGGTTCTGACCGATGCGGTGGTTGACCGTTACCACGCCATGCTGCTGGCCCCTGGGGTGCGGCGTGCCATCCTCGACCGCATGCTGCAGACGCGCCTCGTGCCGCCCGAACCGATCCTGGCGACGATCCGCGTACCGGTGCTCCTGCTGTGGGGCGAGCGGGACGGCGCGGTGCCAGCCTCCCACGCTGCCGACTACGAGCGCGCGTTACCCGATGTGCGCACGGTAATGCTGTCTGGGATCGGCCACGTGCCGATGGAGGAGGCGCCGGAGGCGTCGGCGCGGGCGCTGCGGGCATTCCTCGAGGGCGAGGCGGAGGTCTGA
- a CDS encoding glycoside hydrolase family 55 protein — protein sequence MPARIDDLLVLNANLNKTDFAKYLRDREAVLPNDFGGLGDGVADDRTAIQAAFDRAGADQKFAMIPPGTWNVSGTVTLPGGARGLIMQGTIRYTGTAPTSVLVLGDGGTIRNAEKLYTGLNVIRQTISDWSSEADIGITVRNVDASQIELRRVEGFTIGMRTLGDGRGMEDSTFTLGRIVNNRIGLDIWCATATAWNTSIRYYGGHFAQATGVNATQDRFGVRFGNEAGAYTNHNRHVFDAPNFELRQAGSNIAIPFLNQTSGSAIIARNMRMEACSPLAARHTAGAQDCEYDIAWTNTYLVGIDYTATANRCGNAVINRHRAPASRFQRFLAGVPNTRAAAFRQSATEVGVEGLITIATSTTTATFMADFCFNGLTDLTPTDRAVTLAANRGLGWMLDTSQAKEFALAHWLTSGASGGRLFVRVFDGAGNVREDIAGDVLASITTMQWNGPAKGWNAGAPMDDANFNRRQTIRVGASVAYAQVGVIGFDGAIDLQSLRLYGLPEAAPAVLNGTPLLTGALFGSGRREFATEVSWDLPSLAPGATALLDVTVNGARAGDLAAASLVSSTRFIELDAAVWSNNTVRVMARNISAATFDLAAATLSVGVVKRRIP from the coding sequence ATGCCGGCGCGCATCGACGACCTGCTGGTCCTCAACGCCAACCTCAACAAGACCGACTTCGCGAAGTACCTGCGCGACCGCGAGGCGGTGCTGCCCAATGACTTCGGCGGGCTCGGTGATGGCGTGGCCGATGATCGCACCGCCATCCAGGCGGCCTTTGATCGGGCAGGCGCGGACCAGAAATTCGCCATGATCCCGCCAGGCACCTGGAACGTCTCCGGCACCGTCACGCTGCCGGGCGGGGCGCGCGGCCTGATCATGCAGGGCACCATCCGCTACACCGGCACCGCGCCCACCTCCGTGCTGGTGCTGGGCGATGGCGGGACCATCCGCAACGCCGAGAAGCTCTACACCGGGCTGAACGTCATTCGGCAGACGATCTCCGACTGGTCCTCCGAGGCCGATATCGGCATCACCGTGCGCAACGTCGATGCCAGCCAGATTGAGTTGCGGCGGGTGGAAGGCTTCACCATCGGCATGCGCACGCTGGGCGATGGCCGCGGCATGGAGGACAGCACCTTCACGCTGGGCCGCATCGTCAACAACCGCATCGGCCTCGACATCTGGTGCGCCACTGCCACCGCCTGGAACACTTCGATCCGCTACTACGGTGGGCACTTCGCCCAGGCGACGGGGGTGAATGCCACGCAGGACCGCTTCGGCGTGCGCTTCGGGAATGAGGCCGGCGCCTACACCAACCACAACCGCCACGTCTTTGACGCGCCGAACTTCGAACTGCGCCAGGCCGGCAGCAACATCGCCATCCCCTTCCTGAACCAGACCTCGGGCAGCGCCATCATCGCCCGCAATATGCGCATGGAGGCCTGCTCGCCGCTGGCGGCGCGACACACCGCCGGGGCTCAGGATTGCGAATACGACATCGCCTGGACCAACACCTACCTGGTCGGCATCGACTACACGGCCACAGCGAACCGCTGCGGCAATGCGGTAATCAACCGGCACCGCGCGCCGGCGTCGCGGTTCCAGCGCTTTCTCGCCGGCGTGCCGAACACCCGCGCCGCGGCGTTCCGGCAGTCGGCGACCGAGGTGGGCGTCGAGGGGCTGATCACTATCGCCACCTCCACCACCACTGCGACCTTCATGGCGGATTTCTGCTTCAACGGGCTGACCGACCTGACGCCGACCGATCGCGCGGTGACGCTGGCGGCGAACCGTGGGCTGGGGTGGATGCTGGATACCTCCCAGGCGAAGGAATTCGCTCTGGCGCATTGGCTGACGAGCGGCGCCTCGGGCGGGCGGTTGTTCGTGCGCGTGTTCGATGGCGCAGGGAACGTGCGGGAGGACATCGCGGGCGATGTGCTGGCCTCCATCACCACCATGCAATGGAACGGGCCGGCCAAGGGGTGGAATGCCGGCGCACCGATGGATGATGCGAACTTCAATCGGCGGCAGACCATCCGCGTCGGCGCGTCCGTGGCCTATGCCCAGGTCGGCGTGATTGGCTTCGACGGGGCGATCGACCTGCAATCGCTGCGGCTCTACGGGCTGCCAGAAGCCGCGCCTGCCGTACTGAACGGCACGCCGTTGCTTACGGGAGCGCTGTTTGGCTCAGGGCGGCGCGAGTTCGCGACGGAGGTGTCCTGGGACCTGCCGAGCCTGGCGCCGGGGGCGACCGCGCTGCTCGACGTCACGGTGAACGGGGCGCGGGCCGGCGACCTGGCGGCGGCGTCGCTGGTCTCTTCGACTCGTTTTATTGAGCTCGATGCGGCGGTGTGGTCGAACAACACGGTGCGGGTGATGGCGCGGAACATCTCCGCGGCGACGTTCGATCTGGCCGCGGCGACGCTGTCGGTGGGGGTGGTGAAGCGGCGTATACCGTGA
- a CDS encoding cytochrome b/b6 domain-containing protein, which translates to MTEFYLILAVFLAFTLNQSSRILRALGTLTAALALVMISWSIILANLDGTFAAIPVGARLADRIKPFVLNTQAAIAAAAALFLLWAVWAQATRRVGEPLPLRNTLSAFGRASRYAHWVIGTLILVLLPMGLFTSVLAADHPERGAFLAMHQTLGLTVLLLVVLRVLWLGQSPAPPMQADASPMQRQLAGATHIGLYGLMLGFPITGILLTAWRGDAMDVYGWSVTGLLTPDPQFAAAVGVLHNLVLPAVFYVALFAHLGAVTKHHFIERRPQDIRRMLR; encoded by the coding sequence GTGACAGAGTTCTATCTCATACTGGCCGTGTTCCTGGCATTCACCCTCAACCAGTCCAGTCGGATTCTTCGCGCGCTCGGCACGCTGACGGCGGCGCTGGCCCTGGTCATGATCTCCTGGTCGATCATCCTGGCCAATCTCGATGGCACCTTCGCCGCCATTCCCGTGGGTGCCAGGCTCGCCGATCGTATCAAGCCCTTCGTCCTGAACACCCAGGCTGCGATCGCCGCGGCCGCGGCGCTCTTCCTGCTTTGGGCGGTCTGGGCGCAGGCCACGCGGCGCGTCGGTGAACCTTTGCCGCTGCGCAACACGCTGTCGGCCTTCGGGCGGGCCTCACGCTATGCGCACTGGGTGATCGGCACGCTGATCCTGGTCCTGCTGCCGATGGGGCTGTTCACCTCGGTGCTGGCGGCGGACCATCCGGAGCGAGGCGCCTTCCTGGCGATGCACCAAACGCTTGGCCTGACGGTGCTGCTGCTGGTCGTGCTGCGCGTACTCTGGCTGGGGCAGAGCCCGGCACCGCCGATGCAGGCCGATGCAAGCCCAATGCAGCGCCAATTGGCCGGGGCGACGCATATCGGCCTCTACGGGCTGATGCTGGGCTTTCCCATCACCGGCATTCTGCTCACGGCCTGGCGCGGCGATGCAATGGACGTCTATGGATGGTCGGTCACCGGCCTGCTGACACCTGATCCGCAATTCGCCGCGGCCGTGGGTGTGCTGCACAATCTGGTGCTGCCAGCAGTGTTCTACGTAGCACTTTTCGCGCATCTCGGCGCCGTGACGAAGCACCATTTCATCGAGCGCCGGCCGCAGGACATCAGGCGTATGCTGCGGTAA
- a CDS encoding glycosyltransferase family 9 protein — MDIVTGRLSLDGFSHVAHVGSLPLLLRVAEAAPRGEPWLTADSERTATWRRRRPAAQRTVGLCWEGRASHPQDARRSLPLHLLQRLVLPGTLLTGLQRPPLRAVPPESFLAMDWGPDVMDFAEAAAMLTALDALVTVDTAMAHLAGALGRPAVVLLPWVPDWRWGLSGERTPWYPSLRLARQPRPGDWLGAWAQVGALLETIIPAG, encoded by the coding sequence GTGGACATCGTGACCGGCCGTCTTTCGCTCGATGGCTTTTCGCATGTCGCGCATGTCGGCAGCTTGCCTCTCCTGCTGCGTGTGGCTGAGGCGGCGCCTCGGGGCGAGCCCTGGCTGACCGCGGACTCCGAGCGAACCGCGACCTGGCGCCGGAGACGCCCCGCCGCTCAACGGACGGTTGGGTTGTGCTGGGAGGGGCGCGCGAGCCATCCGCAGGACGCGCGGCGCTCCCTTCCCCTCCACTTGCTGCAGCGCCTCGTTCTGCCGGGCACGCTGCTCACCGGGTTGCAGCGGCCCCCGCTGCGGGCCGTACCCCCGGAGAGCTTTCTGGCGATGGATTGGGGGCCGGACGTCATGGATTTTGCCGAGGCTGCGGCCATGCTCACCGCGCTCGACGCGCTGGTGACAGTGGATACGGCCATGGCGCATTTGGCCGGCGCCCTGGGCCGCCCTGCTGTGGTGCTGCTGCCCTGGGTGCCGGACTGGCGTTGGGGCCTCAGCGGGGAGCGGACGCCCTGGTACCCGTCGCTGCGCCTGGCGCGGCAACCGCGGCCGGGCGACTGGCTTGGCGCCTGGGCACAGGTCGGGGCGCTGCTGGAGACAATCATTCCGGCAGGCTGA
- a CDS encoding glutathione peroxidase, translating into MALYEFTAKLGTGEEQSLATYRGQALLIVNVASKCGFTPQYKGLQALHEEYAPRGFSVLAFPCDQFGRQELGSDQEIANFCDRSFGVTFPLFGKIDVNGPDAHPLYVWLKQQKGGLIGSGIKWNFTKFLVDKTGLVRARFAPTTKPEGLSRDVAALL; encoded by the coding sequence ATGGCGCTGTATGAATTCACGGCGAAGCTCGGCACGGGCGAGGAACAGAGCCTTGCTACCTATCGCGGCCAGGCGCTGCTCATCGTCAATGTCGCTTCGAAATGCGGCTTCACGCCGCAATACAAGGGGCTGCAGGCGCTGCACGAGGAATACGCGCCGCGCGGCTTTTCCGTGCTGGCCTTCCCCTGCGATCAGTTCGGCCGTCAGGAGCTAGGCTCGGACCAGGAGATCGCCAATTTTTGCGACCGGAGCTTCGGCGTGACGTTTCCGCTCTTCGGCAAGATCGATGTGAATGGGCCTGACGCGCATCCGCTCTATGTCTGGCTGAAGCAGCAGAAGGGCGGGCTGATCGGCAGCGGCATCAAGTGGAACTTCACCAAGTTCCTCGTGGACAAGACAGGGTTGGTTCGCGCCCGCTTCGCGCCGACGACGAAGCCTGAAGGGTTGTCGCGGGACGTCGCCGCGCTGTTGTAG
- a CDS encoding protochlorophyllide reductase yields MLSTDQPIVIVTGASSGVGLHATHALTRRGWHVVMACRDLAKAEAAARGLGIVADAVSLMKIDLGSLASVRRFALAFQASGRSLDALVCNAAVYLPLLKEPARSPEGYEISVATNHLGHFLLMNLLLPNLRRATLRRPRLVTLGTVTANSEEFGGKVPIPAPADIGNLEGLEAGFRAPVAMIDGKPFKAGKAYKDSKLCNMIISRELHRRFHAETGIVFNTLYPGCVAETALFRNAPRLFQRIFPWFQKNITKGYVSQPLSGERVAQVVCDPEFQQSGVHWSWGNRQKADAKPFAQPLSAKAQDDRRGRRLWELSETLVGLRAAS; encoded by the coding sequence ATGCTCAGCACCGACCAGCCCATCGTGATTGTCACCGGCGCCTCTTCCGGCGTCGGCCTGCATGCGACCCATGCGCTTACCCGGCGCGGGTGGCATGTCGTTATGGCCTGCCGCGACCTCGCGAAGGCGGAGGCTGCCGCGAGGGGTCTCGGCATCGTGGCGGACGCGGTAAGCCTGATGAAGATCGACCTCGGTTCGCTAGCGAGCGTGCGGCGTTTCGCTTTGGCCTTCCAGGCAAGCGGCCGCTCGCTCGACGCGCTGGTGTGCAACGCCGCCGTCTACCTGCCGCTGCTGAAGGAACCGGCGCGCTCGCCGGAAGGCTACGAGATCAGCGTGGCGACCAACCACCTCGGCCATTTCCTGCTGATGAACCTGCTGCTGCCCAACCTGCGGCGGGCGACGCTGCGTCGGCCGCGGCTGGTCACGCTCGGCACTGTGACGGCGAATTCGGAGGAGTTCGGGGGCAAGGTTCCGATCCCCGCCCCGGCCGACATCGGCAACCTTGAGGGGCTCGAGGCTGGGTTCCGCGCGCCGGTGGCGATGATCGACGGCAAGCCCTTCAAGGCCGGCAAGGCCTACAAGGATAGCAAGCTGTGCAACATGATCATCAGCCGCGAACTGCATCGGCGCTTTCACGCCGAGACCGGCATCGTATTCAACACGCTCTATCCCGGCTGCGTCGCCGAGACCGCGCTGTTCCGCAACGCGCCGAGGCTGTTCCAGCGGATCTTCCCGTGGTTCCAGAAGAACATCACCAAGGGCTACGTCTCGCAGCCGCTGTCGGGGGAACGCGTGGCGCAGGTGGTCTGCGACCCGGAGTTCCAGCAATCGGGTGTCCATTGGAGCTGGGGCAACCGGCAGAAGGCGGATGCGAAGCCCTTCGCGCAGCCGCTCTCCGCCAAGGCGCAGGATGACCGGCGCGGGCGCAGGCTGTGGGAACTGAGCGAGACCCTTGTTGGTTTGCGCGCTGCGTCCTGA
- a CDS encoding BLUF domain-containing protein: protein MFDEFGFPRDADSDYAAPILGTFVYCSLAAEDVDDAEVDRIIEWSQRSNVAREITGVLVFGSGVFFQWIEGPPAQVEKLAASLHGDPRHHDIVTLDQSVEKRARLYPNWEMELVGADDIRAVLQEALESAEDENNIAALKRILEHLDSGPLDTLHHSATKRKDTEASKPGA from the coding sequence ATGTTCGACGAATTCGGTTTTCCACGCGACGCTGACTCGGACTACGCCGCGCCCATTCTTGGTACTTTCGTATACTGCAGCCTTGCCGCCGAAGACGTCGACGACGCCGAGGTCGACCGCATCATCGAGTGGTCTCAACGCAGCAATGTCGCTCGCGAGATCACCGGGGTGCTGGTTTTCGGCAGCGGCGTCTTCTTCCAATGGATCGAGGGGCCGCCCGCCCAGGTGGAGAAGCTGGCCGCGAGCCTTCATGGCGATCCGCGCCATCACGACATCGTCACGCTGGACCAAAGTGTGGAGAAGCGGGCGCGTCTGTATCCGAATTGGGAGATGGAGCTGGTCGGAGCCGACGACATCCGCGCGGTGCTGCAGGAAGCGCTCGAGAGCGCCGAAGACGAAAACAACATCGCAGCACTGAAGCGTATTCTCGAACACCTGGATTCGGGTCCGCTGGATACGCTCCATCATTCTGCCACGAAGCGGAAGGACACCGAAGCATCCAAGCCGGGGGCTTGA
- a CDS encoding BLUF domain-containing protein produces the protein MLSESRATINAMAGHAASSAELSTVVYRSKAVKPLSDHDLKALLRTAQARNQREAITGVVLYDNSQFFQWLEGPPAGVERVMDSILNDRRHCDLEILTKTIAPERRFDGWDMKLAAPGASATSLGSEALEPPRDVIDGLRRQPAAAPSLLVKLVPLLPAESENPLAASLAGRELGNSAAAILKTMILDAVIPSLLDVRGLSPDRIGAPRTNPRASELAELLIASDQSASLDLIRELRGTHGNVEQLFAPLFEPAARSLGDLWGEDVCSEFDVTLGLCRLQTAARLLGADSVRPTLRVAQPTVLIAPAPGELHQLVAGLDSEWLWRAGWSPRSEFPASERDLGDMLSSNWIDILDLSLSAAFRREDSLPRLAGTIAGARRASRNPTLVVVVGGRAFVEDCTDGPDVGADLSSSTTRDIDRRMLASIHSDRVASPGSRAGRSR, from the coding sequence ATGCTGAGCGAGTCACGCGCGACGATCAATGCCATGGCAGGTCACGCAGCTTCTTCTGCTGAGCTTTCCACCGTCGTCTACCGCAGTAAGGCCGTGAAGCCGCTCTCCGACCATGACCTGAAAGCGCTTCTGCGCACGGCGCAGGCGCGCAACCAGCGGGAAGCAATCACCGGGGTCGTACTCTACGACAACAGCCAGTTCTTTCAGTGGCTGGAAGGACCTCCCGCCGGGGTCGAACGGGTGATGGACTCGATCCTCAACGATCGCCGTCATTGTGATCTCGAGATTCTGACCAAGACCATTGCGCCGGAGCGTCGTTTCGACGGCTGGGACATGAAGCTCGCCGCGCCGGGGGCCAGCGCCACGTCGCTCGGAAGCGAGGCGCTCGAACCGCCGCGCGACGTCATCGACGGCTTGCGCCGCCAGCCGGCCGCAGCCCCCAGCCTTCTCGTCAAGCTGGTACCCTTGCTGCCGGCTGAGAGCGAGAATCCATTGGCGGCATCGCTGGCCGGTCGGGAGCTCGGCAATTCGGCGGCGGCGATTCTGAAGACTATGATCCTTGATGCGGTGATCCCGAGCCTGCTCGATGTCCGCGGTCTCTCGCCAGACAGGATCGGAGCGCCGCGGACCAACCCCCGTGCATCCGAACTCGCCGAACTCCTGATCGCGTCGGATCAGTCAGCATCCCTCGATCTGATCCGTGAGTTGCGAGGAACGCACGGCAATGTCGAACAGCTCTTTGCGCCGTTGTTCGAGCCGGCTGCGCGAAGCCTCGGTGACCTGTGGGGTGAAGACGTCTGCAGCGAGTTCGACGTCACCCTGGGGCTTTGCCGCCTGCAGACCGCTGCTCGCCTCCTCGGAGCCGATTCGGTTCGGCCTACTCTGCGCGTCGCGCAGCCCACCGTCCTGATCGCTCCCGCCCCCGGTGAGCTGCATCAATTGGTCGCCGGCCTGGACAGCGAATGGCTCTGGCGTGCCGGTTGGTCGCCGCGATCCGAGTTTCCTGCATCCGAGCGCGACCTCGGGGACATGTTATCGTCAAACTGGATCGACATCCTGGATCTGTCCCTGAGTGCCGCCTTTCGCCGAGAGGACTCCCTGCCGCGGCTCGCCGGCACAATTGCCGGCGCCCGGCGCGCGTCCCGCAACCCGACGCTCGTTGTGGTCGTCGGGGGCCGGGCATTCGTAGAGGACTGTACAGACGGACCCGACGTTGGTGCCGACTTGTCCAGCAGCACGACACGCGACATTGACCGGCGGATGCTGGCAAGCATCCATTCAGATCGGGTTGCGTCCCCCGGCAGTCGTGCCGGACGATCGCGATGA